From the genome of Spinacia oleracea cultivar Varoflay chromosome 2, BTI_SOV_V1, whole genome shotgun sequence, one region includes:
- the LOC130467758 gene encoding uncharacterized protein isoform X1, giving the protein MSYRTKRTLVAIDEGSSIAASKSPKSSDPSTQNWGPFSPPTLGVSQTFGTVSQPIKQPVAAKKTMVAPQSSLPRPTSMVSKPQLKALSKPSFTQTKPSSNQLQQPIPPTLTGTTQSRWYKGPTFPNLTEIATQKASTPNPHQPTMQPVLQPFKATLQPSLQPFKASQQPQTATNQPQKTTHQLHKATQQPQKATQQPVSSFTSVKPHLEKRAFIAPLGATKHVMSQSPTPPDTMAMKKRTGKQEGQLPPTYMHVSENAFQPLRSPPSNQVESEVMPNYNWDEFEESASESENEFDQGEGSDTAVKKATLRHRIIIPNWPESREFDEKVEAIAIDADGIRHLVKGPVLPRDVWHDAKGFRYIVKLNEFNQPIRKGGKILVSFLGDIAKNDSLCPVGVPSWRAVNNQLKTNVVTMIRKHFVLPDGPLVNKALVMRIDKPWNNHRYKLKRDFFDPVNKSREENYANVPDGVSTRSWTELVDYWLLPEAMEKSEMGKNARALQGNKHNSGATSFANRRVDMKEKKGVFSELAFFKSVYAKEDGSLKEGTLPHQFVEDANKKVQENLASSSSSKPVIEIENAVFNELMYKGEVPKRPLNYGFGVKQSDIFGVEGLLRKEGSSYVNNNAMEVENMKGEISVVKKQNEDLAQQNQVLNTKFEETTQSFKMIASFLGQVLKEVRKGNVSSNLLDGAESAINMITDDSGGNGDNQAEK; this is encoded by the exons ATGAGTTACAGGACTAAAAGAACATTGGTAGCTATTGACGAAGGGTCGAGCATTGCTGCATCCAAGTCCCCAAAATCTTCTGATCCATCCACCCAAAACTGGGGACCGTTCAGTCCTCCAACACTTGGAGTGTCACAGACATTTGGGACGGTATCACAACCCATTAAGCAACCAGTAGCTGCTAAAAAAACCATGGTTGCACCACAATCATCCTTGCCTCGGCCTACTTCCATGGTTTCAAAGCCACAACTGAAGGCTTTATCAAAACCATCCTTTACCCAGACAAAACCATCCTCTAACcaattacaacaaccaattccGCCCACTCTTACAGGAACAACACAAAGTAGATGGTATAAAGGACCTACGTTTCCCAATCTGACTGAAATTGCAACACAAAAAGCGTCAACACCGAATCCACACCAGCCTACTATGCAGCCTGTGTTGCAGCCTTTCAAAGCTACCTTGCAGCCTTCTTTGCAGCCTTTCAAAGCTTCCCAACAGCCTCAAACAGCTACCAATCAGCCTCAAAAAACTACCCATCAGCTTCACAAAGCTACACAACAGCCTCAAAAAGCTACACAACAGCCGGTATCTTCTTTTACAAGTGTCAAACCACATTTAGAGAAAAGAGCATTTATTGCACCTTTGGGAGCAACAAAACATGTGATGTCACAATCTCCTACACCACCAGACACCATGGCAATGAAAAAGAGAACCGGGAAGCAAGAAGGTCAGTTGCCTCCAACATACATGCATGTGAGTGAGAATGCATTTCAACCTCTGCGATCTCCTCCATCCAATCAGGTTGAGAGTGAAGTTATGCCAAACTACAACTGGGACGAATTTGAAGAATCGGCTTCTGAGAGTGAAAATGAATTTGATCAAGGAGAAGGAAGTGATACTGCTGTGAAGAAAGCAACACTTCGACATCGAATCATTATTCCAAATTGGCCAGAATCGAGGGAGTTTGATGAGAAGGTGGAGGCTATAGCTATAG ATGCTGATGGAATACGACATCTGGTAAAGGGACCAGTTCTGCCTCGAGACGTTTGGCATGATGCAAAGGGGTTCAGATACATTGTCAAGCTCAATGAATTCAACCAACCTATTCGAAAAGGTGGGAAGATCCTTGTGAGCTTCCTTGGAGATATTGCAAAAAATGATTCACTTTGTCCAGTGGGAGTCCCAAGTTGGCGTGCTGTGAACAATCAGTTAAAAACTAATGTTGTTACAATGATTCGG aaacattttgtGTTACCTGATGGACCTCTAGTTAACAAGGCACTAGTGATGCGTATTGACAAACCATGGAACAATCATCGATACAAATTGAAGAGGGATTTTTTCGATCCAGTGAATAAATCTCGAGAAGAGAACTATGCCAACGTGCCTGATGGAGTGTCCACTAGGAGTTGGAcggaattggtagattattggcttTTACCAGAGGCCATG gaaaaatctgaaatgggAAAAAATGCTCGAGCTTTACAAGGCAATAAGCACAACAGTGGTGCTACAAGCTTTGCTAATCGAAGAGTTGATATG aaagagaagaaaggagTGTTTAGCGAATTGGCATTTTTCAAATCAGTTTACGCCAAAGAAGATGGAAGCCTTAAAGAGGGCACACTTCCTCATCAATTTGTG GAGGATGCCAACAAAAAGGTCCAAGAAAATCTTGCGAGTTCCTCTTCTTCAAAGCCCGTAATTGAAATTGAGAATGCAGTCTTTAATGAGCTCATGTATAAAGGTGAAGTACCTAAACGTCCTCTGAATTATGGATTTGGAGTGAAGCAAAGCGACATCTTTGGAGTGGAAGGTTTGCTGAGGAAAGAAGGGTCAAGCTATGTTAACAACAATGCTATGGAAGTGGAGAACATGAAAGGTGAAATATCAGTTGTCAAGAAGCAAAATGAGGACCTTGCGCAACAAAATCAAGTTCTAAACACCAAGTTTGAAGAAACAACACAATCATTTAAAATGATTGCTTCTTTTTTGGGACAAGTTTTGAAGGAAGTACGCAAAGGGAATGTTTCATCGAACCTTTTAGATGGTGCGGAATCAGCAATAAATATG ATTACTGATGATTCTGGTGGCAATGGTGACAACCAGGCCGAGAAATGA
- the LOC130467758 gene encoding uncharacterized protein isoform X3, with amino-acid sequence MVAPQSSLPRPTSMVSKPQLKALSKPSFTQTKPSSNQLQQPIPPTLTGTTQSRWYKGPTFPNLTEIATQKASTPNPHQPTMQPVLQPFKATLQPSLQPFKASQQPQTATNQPQKTTHQLHKATQQPQKATQQPVSSFTSVKPHLEKRAFIAPLGATKHVMSQSPTPPDTMAMKKRTGKQEGQLPPTYMHVSENAFQPLRSPPSNQVESEVMPNYNWDEFEESASESENEFDQGEGSDTAVKKATLRHRIIIPNWPESREFDEKVEAIAIDADGIRHLVKGPVLPRDVWHDAKGFRYIVKLNEFNQPIRKGGKILVSFLGDIAKNDSLCPVGVPSWRAVNNQLKTNVVTMIRKHFVLPDGPLVNKALVMRIDKPWNNHRYKLKRDFFDPVNKSREENYANVPDGVSTRSWTELVDYWLLPEAMEKSEMGKNARALQGNKHNSGATSFANRRVDMKEKKGVFSELAFFKSVYAKEDGSLKEGTLPHQFVEDANKKVQENLASSSSSKPVIEIENAVFNELMYKGEVPKRPLNYGFGVKQSDIFGVEGLLRKEGSSYVNNNAMEVENMKGEISVVKKQNEDLAQQNQVLNTKFEETTQSFKMIASFLGQVLKEVRKGNVSSNLLDGAESAINMITDDSGGNGDNQAEK; translated from the exons ATGGTTGCACCACAATCATCCTTGCCTCGGCCTACTTCCATGGTTTCAAAGCCACAACTGAAGGCTTTATCAAAACCATCCTTTACCCAGACAAAACCATCCTCTAACcaattacaacaaccaattccGCCCACTCTTACAGGAACAACACAAAGTAGATGGTATAAAGGACCTACGTTTCCCAATCTGACTGAAATTGCAACACAAAAAGCGTCAACACCGAATCCACACCAGCCTACTATGCAGCCTGTGTTGCAGCCTTTCAAAGCTACCTTGCAGCCTTCTTTGCAGCCTTTCAAAGCTTCCCAACAGCCTCAAACAGCTACCAATCAGCCTCAAAAAACTACCCATCAGCTTCACAAAGCTACACAACAGCCTCAAAAAGCTACACAACAGCCGGTATCTTCTTTTACAAGTGTCAAACCACATTTAGAGAAAAGAGCATTTATTGCACCTTTGGGAGCAACAAAACATGTGATGTCACAATCTCCTACACCACCAGACACCATGGCAATGAAAAAGAGAACCGGGAAGCAAGAAGGTCAGTTGCCTCCAACATACATGCATGTGAGTGAGAATGCATTTCAACCTCTGCGATCTCCTCCATCCAATCAGGTTGAGAGTGAAGTTATGCCAAACTACAACTGGGACGAATTTGAAGAATCGGCTTCTGAGAGTGAAAATGAATTTGATCAAGGAGAAGGAAGTGATACTGCTGTGAAGAAAGCAACACTTCGACATCGAATCATTATTCCAAATTGGCCAGAATCGAGGGAGTTTGATGAGAAGGTGGAGGCTATAGCTATAG ATGCTGATGGAATACGACATCTGGTAAAGGGACCAGTTCTGCCTCGAGACGTTTGGCATGATGCAAAGGGGTTCAGATACATTGTCAAGCTCAATGAATTCAACCAACCTATTCGAAAAGGTGGGAAGATCCTTGTGAGCTTCCTTGGAGATATTGCAAAAAATGATTCACTTTGTCCAGTGGGAGTCCCAAGTTGGCGTGCTGTGAACAATCAGTTAAAAACTAATGTTGTTACAATGATTCGG aaacattttgtGTTACCTGATGGACCTCTAGTTAACAAGGCACTAGTGATGCGTATTGACAAACCATGGAACAATCATCGATACAAATTGAAGAGGGATTTTTTCGATCCAGTGAATAAATCTCGAGAAGAGAACTATGCCAACGTGCCTGATGGAGTGTCCACTAGGAGTTGGAcggaattggtagattattggcttTTACCAGAGGCCATG gaaaaatctgaaatgggAAAAAATGCTCGAGCTTTACAAGGCAATAAGCACAACAGTGGTGCTACAAGCTTTGCTAATCGAAGAGTTGATATG aaagagaagaaaggagTGTTTAGCGAATTGGCATTTTTCAAATCAGTTTACGCCAAAGAAGATGGAAGCCTTAAAGAGGGCACACTTCCTCATCAATTTGTG GAGGATGCCAACAAAAAGGTCCAAGAAAATCTTGCGAGTTCCTCTTCTTCAAAGCCCGTAATTGAAATTGAGAATGCAGTCTTTAATGAGCTCATGTATAAAGGTGAAGTACCTAAACGTCCTCTGAATTATGGATTTGGAGTGAAGCAAAGCGACATCTTTGGAGTGGAAGGTTTGCTGAGGAAAGAAGGGTCAAGCTATGTTAACAACAATGCTATGGAAGTGGAGAACATGAAAGGTGAAATATCAGTTGTCAAGAAGCAAAATGAGGACCTTGCGCAACAAAATCAAGTTCTAAACACCAAGTTTGAAGAAACAACACAATCATTTAAAATGATTGCTTCTTTTTTGGGACAAGTTTTGAAGGAAGTACGCAAAGGGAATGTTTCATCGAACCTTTTAGATGGTGCGGAATCAGCAATAAATATG ATTACTGATGATTCTGGTGGCAATGGTGACAACCAGGCCGAGAAATGA
- the LOC130467758 gene encoding uncharacterized protein isoform X2 encodes MSYRTKRTLVAIDEGSSIAASKSPKSSDPSTQNWGPFSPPTLGVSQTFGTVSQPIKQPVAAKKTMVAPQSSLPRPTSMVSKPQLKALSKPSFTQTKPSSNQLQQPIPPTLTGTTQSRWYKGPTFPNLTEIATQKASTPNPHQPTMQPVLQPFKATLQPSLQPFKASQQPQTATNQPQKTTHQLHKATQQPQKATQQPVSSFTSVKPHLEKRAFIAPLGATKHVMSQSPTPPDTMAMKKRTGKQEGQLPPTYMHVSENAFQPLRSPPSNQVESEVMPNYNWDEFEESASESENEFDQGEGSDTAVKKATLRHRIIIPNWPESREFDEKVEAIAIDADGIRHLVKGPVLPRDVWHDAKGFRYIVKLNEFNQPIRKGGKILVSFLGDIAKNDSLCPVGVPSWRAVNNQLKTNVVTMIRKHFVLPDGPLVNKALVMRIDKPWNNHRYKLKRDFFDPVNKSREENYANVPDGVSTRSWTELVDYWLLPEAMEKSEMGKNARALQGNKHNSGATSFANRRVDMEDANKKVQENLASSSSSKPVIEIENAVFNELMYKGEVPKRPLNYGFGVKQSDIFGVEGLLRKEGSSYVNNNAMEVENMKGEISVVKKQNEDLAQQNQVLNTKFEETTQSFKMIASFLGQVLKEVRKGNVSSNLLDGAESAINMITDDSGGNGDNQAEK; translated from the exons ATGAGTTACAGGACTAAAAGAACATTGGTAGCTATTGACGAAGGGTCGAGCATTGCTGCATCCAAGTCCCCAAAATCTTCTGATCCATCCACCCAAAACTGGGGACCGTTCAGTCCTCCAACACTTGGAGTGTCACAGACATTTGGGACGGTATCACAACCCATTAAGCAACCAGTAGCTGCTAAAAAAACCATGGTTGCACCACAATCATCCTTGCCTCGGCCTACTTCCATGGTTTCAAAGCCACAACTGAAGGCTTTATCAAAACCATCCTTTACCCAGACAAAACCATCCTCTAACcaattacaacaaccaattccGCCCACTCTTACAGGAACAACACAAAGTAGATGGTATAAAGGACCTACGTTTCCCAATCTGACTGAAATTGCAACACAAAAAGCGTCAACACCGAATCCACACCAGCCTACTATGCAGCCTGTGTTGCAGCCTTTCAAAGCTACCTTGCAGCCTTCTTTGCAGCCTTTCAAAGCTTCCCAACAGCCTCAAACAGCTACCAATCAGCCTCAAAAAACTACCCATCAGCTTCACAAAGCTACACAACAGCCTCAAAAAGCTACACAACAGCCGGTATCTTCTTTTACAAGTGTCAAACCACATTTAGAGAAAAGAGCATTTATTGCACCTTTGGGAGCAACAAAACATGTGATGTCACAATCTCCTACACCACCAGACACCATGGCAATGAAAAAGAGAACCGGGAAGCAAGAAGGTCAGTTGCCTCCAACATACATGCATGTGAGTGAGAATGCATTTCAACCTCTGCGATCTCCTCCATCCAATCAGGTTGAGAGTGAAGTTATGCCAAACTACAACTGGGACGAATTTGAAGAATCGGCTTCTGAGAGTGAAAATGAATTTGATCAAGGAGAAGGAAGTGATACTGCTGTGAAGAAAGCAACACTTCGACATCGAATCATTATTCCAAATTGGCCAGAATCGAGGGAGTTTGATGAGAAGGTGGAGGCTATAGCTATAG ATGCTGATGGAATACGACATCTGGTAAAGGGACCAGTTCTGCCTCGAGACGTTTGGCATGATGCAAAGGGGTTCAGATACATTGTCAAGCTCAATGAATTCAACCAACCTATTCGAAAAGGTGGGAAGATCCTTGTGAGCTTCCTTGGAGATATTGCAAAAAATGATTCACTTTGTCCAGTGGGAGTCCCAAGTTGGCGTGCTGTGAACAATCAGTTAAAAACTAATGTTGTTACAATGATTCGG aaacattttgtGTTACCTGATGGACCTCTAGTTAACAAGGCACTAGTGATGCGTATTGACAAACCATGGAACAATCATCGATACAAATTGAAGAGGGATTTTTTCGATCCAGTGAATAAATCTCGAGAAGAGAACTATGCCAACGTGCCTGATGGAGTGTCCACTAGGAGTTGGAcggaattggtagattattggcttTTACCAGAGGCCATG gaaaaatctgaaatgggAAAAAATGCTCGAGCTTTACAAGGCAATAAGCACAACAGTGGTGCTACAAGCTTTGCTAATCGAAGAGTTGATATG GAGGATGCCAACAAAAAGGTCCAAGAAAATCTTGCGAGTTCCTCTTCTTCAAAGCCCGTAATTGAAATTGAGAATGCAGTCTTTAATGAGCTCATGTATAAAGGTGAAGTACCTAAACGTCCTCTGAATTATGGATTTGGAGTGAAGCAAAGCGACATCTTTGGAGTGGAAGGTTTGCTGAGGAAAGAAGGGTCAAGCTATGTTAACAACAATGCTATGGAAGTGGAGAACATGAAAGGTGAAATATCAGTTGTCAAGAAGCAAAATGAGGACCTTGCGCAACAAAATCAAGTTCTAAACACCAAGTTTGAAGAAACAACACAATCATTTAAAATGATTGCTTCTTTTTTGGGACAAGTTTTGAAGGAAGTACGCAAAGGGAATGTTTCATCGAACCTTTTAGATGGTGCGGAATCAGCAATAAATATG ATTACTGATGATTCTGGTGGCAATGGTGACAACCAGGCCGAGAAATGA
- the LOC130467253 gene encoding uncharacterized protein, producing the protein MDKSWIDLPTGHHVYIDGCMEFIEFAKQDLVEGKIRCPCKNCKVEKWFSVNEVERHILFKGFYKSYKDWIFHGKGDTFQRMFESDGGITSEGSLDNQSGFVGRDNMGGLLRSAFSVNMPPNCPNLEAREDDEWIEEPLAYDTDVEYDYSTIEEDVTYKKLLEASEEKLYEGCINFSKLSFLLHLFHLKCMNHWSIESFNMLLKLILDAFPQILDFPSSYYYSKKMIKDLGLGYEKIDACPNNCMLYWGEFLKKDKCHVCGTSRWKKTKDRGNVVSDQGTDTCKKGVPAKVMRYFPLIPRLKRIYMSSSTAEDMRWHDTERLGEDDKKILRHPSDGLAWKAFDERHSDFALDPRSVRLGLASDGFNPYRLMNTTYSTWPVMLIPYNLPPWLCMKPSSFILSTLIPGKSGPGNDIDVYLQPLVHELKLLWTGVEAFDAFAGEKFNLRAALLWTINDFPGYAMLSGLSTKGYNACPICLDSTPSDRFGSKICYCSYRKWLPADHPYRCQGDKFCEKFGTNEWGKAPSRPSGTDILRQQEKVKHVYGKSKAPPKKRQRGHDDDDDVQDESDFGTKRSIFFDLVYWEHNLLRHNLDVMHIEKNVSENILGTLLSMDKSRDSRNDREALEAWRIKSHLWLSTNPNGGECMPPASYSMSTEEKERFLNVLQKIKVPDGYGSNLSSCVNMKQRKLINLKSHDNHVLMQDILPVALRASKATKVIDLLARLSSFFKKLCSTTIDPDDLDGLQNEIILTLCELEKEFLPSFFTIMVHLLIHLVEEVKLGGPVQYRWMYPIERYLSHLKSHVTNKAQPEGSIAEGFLLEETIRFCSRYLQGVKTIFNIPKRMDDDIPNPNDYLFNSGGRVIGKEVSIRLDDKSLKQAHRYILLHSDDIKGDLDEFLTEKRQMNLQNPVTESDESNWIINEFGGWLQNKVHYIDATTEDGKLRKALAGGLHSYGRKLKGYIINGYKFLSTDRDSRLLTQNSGIMVEADGDAYYGKVKDIYELDYYGDYKVVLFRCDWVDIHRGVKAYPNGGVCVNFSKLMHSGRLLQDDPFVFSSQAKQVFYIEDEIQKGWLHVVKNKPRDVFDLGDSLPVEEEGGTN; encoded by the exons ATGGATAAAAGTTGGATCGATCTACCCACTGGTCATCATGTATATATCGACGGTTGTATGGAATTTATTGAGTTTGCCAAGCAAGATCTAGTCGAAGGAAAAATTAGATGTCCATGTAAGAACTGTAAGGTAGAGAAATGGTTCTCCGTAAATGAAGTGGAGAGGCATATTTTGTTTAAGGGATTTTATAAGTCATATAAGGATTGGATTTTTCATGGTAAAGGGGATACGTTTCAGCGTAtgtttgagagtgatggagggaTTACTAGTGAAGGATCCCTTGATAACCAAAGTGGGTTTGTAGGTCGAGATAATATGGGAGGGCTATTAAGATCAGCATTTAGTGTTAATATGCCTCCCAATTGCCCAAATTTAGAAGCACGAGAGGATGATGAATGGATTGAGGAGCCCTTGGCCTATGACACAGATGTAGAATATGATTATTCTACAATAGAAGAAGATGTGACATATAAGAAGTTGCTTGAAGCTTCTGAGGAGAAATTGTACGAGGGGTGTATCAATTTTTcaaagttatcttttctgttaCACTTGTTTCACTTGAAGTGTATGAATCACTGGTCCATAGAATCTTTCAATATGTTGTTGAAGCTAATTCTAGATGCATTTCCTCAAATACTTGATTTTCCCTCTTCTTATTATTACAGtaagaaaatgataaaagaCTTGGGCCTTGGGTATGAAAAGATTGATGCTTGTCCGAATAATTGCATGTTGTATTGGGGTGAATTTTTAAAGAAAGACAAGTGTCATGTTTGTGGTACATCGAGGTGGAAGAAAACTAAGGATAGGGGCAACGTTGTAAGTGATCAAGGTACGGATACTTGTAAGAAAGGTGTGCCAGCTAAGGTAATGCGATATTTCCCTCTTATACCGAGACTAAAAAGAATCTACATGTCATCATCAACAGCAGAAGATATGAGATGGCATGATACAGAGCGATTGGGTGAAGATGATAAGAAGATTTTAAGGCATCCTTCAGATGGCTTAGCATGGAAGGCATTTGATGAGCGTCACAGTGATTTTGCATTAGACCCTCGTAGTGTTCGATTAGGTCTCgcgagtgatggttttaatCCTTACCGTTTAATGAACACCACTTATAGTACGTGGCCAGTGATGTTGATTCCTTATAATCTTCCACCATGGTTATGTATGAAACCGTCTTCTTTCATTCTGTCCACGCTTATTCCTGGAAAATCAGGTCCCGGAAATGATATTGACGTGTATCTGCAGCCATTAGTGCATGAATTGAAATTGCTGTGGACAGGGGTTGAAGCTTTTGATGCTTTTGCCGGAGAGAAATTTAATTTGCGTGCGGCTTTGCTTTGGACTATTAATGACTTTCCCGGCTATGCAATGCTCTCTGGTTTAAGCACAAAAGGTTACAATGCATGTCCTATATGCTTAGATTCCACGCCTTCTGATAGATTTGGGAGCAAGATTTGCTATTGTAGCTATAGAAAATGGTTACCTGCAGATCACCCATATCGATGTCAAGGTGACAAGTTTTGTGAGAAGTTTGGAACTAATGAGTGGGGTAAAGCCCCATCTCGTCCTAGCGGCACTGATATATTGAGGCAGCAAGAAAAGGTGAAGCATGTTTACGGAAAGTCGAAGGCACCACCGAAAAAGAGGCAAAGAGGACacgatgatgacgatgatgtcCAAGATGAAAGTGACTTTGGTACCAAGAGAAGCATATTCTTTGATTTGGTGTATTGGGAGCATAATCTTCTAAGGCATAATTTAGATGtgatgcacattgagaaaaacgTGTCTGAGAATATTTTGGGAACTCTTCTTAGCATGGATAAGAGTAGAGATAGTAGGAATGATCGAGAAGCCCTTGAAGCATGGAGAATAAAGTCTCACCTTTGGCTGAGTACTAATCCTAACGGAGGTGAATGCATGCCTCCGGCTTCCTATTCTATGTCTACGGAGGAGAAGGAGAGGTTCCTAAATGTTTTGCAGAAAATTAAAGTTCCTGATGGATATGGATCCAACCTTTCTAGTTGTGTGAATATGAAGCAAAGGAAGTTGATTAACCTCAAAAGTCATGACAACCATGTTCTAATGCAGGATATCCTTCCCGTTGCCTTAAGGGCCTCTAAAGCTACAAAAGTAATTGACTTGTTGGCTAGATTGTCTTCCTTTTTCAAGAAGTTGTGCTCTACAACTATTGATCCAGATGATTTAGATGGTCttcaaaatgaaattattttaacTCTTTGTGAGTTGGAAAAGGAGTTTCTGCCTTCATTTTTCACAATCATGGTCCATTTGTTGATTCACTTAGTGGAGGAGGTTAAACTTGGTGGACCAGTGCAATACAGATGGATGTATCCCATTGAAAG GTACTTGTCCCATTTGAAATCACATGTAACCAATAAAGCCCAACCTGAAGGATCTATTGCAGAAGGCTTCCTTTTAGAGGAGACAATTAGGTTTTGTTCGAGATATCTTCAAGGTGTTAAGACCATTTTCAACATACCTAAAAGGATGGATGATGACATTCCAAATCCCAATGATTACTTGTTTAATTCTGGTGGTCGAGTTATTGGGAAGGAGGTCAGCATTCGCCTTGATGACAAAAGCTTAAAACAAGCTCATCGCTACATTTTGCTTCACTCTGATGATATAAAAGGGGATCTGGA TGAATTTTTAACCGAGAAACGTCAAATGAACTTACAAAATCCTGTCACGGAGAGTGATGAAAGTAACTGGATCATCAATGAGTTTGGAGGGTGGCTACAAAATAAG GTACATTACATAGATGCAACCACCGAAGATGGGAAACTAAGAAAAGCTTTGGCGGGTGGTTTGCATTCTTATGgtagaaaattaaaaggataCATAATCAATGGATACAAATTCCTTTCCACGGATCGCGATTCtcgtcttttgacacaaaattctGGAATTATGGTCGAAGCGGATGGAGATGCCTACTATGGAAAAGTGAAAGATATCTATGAATTAGATTATTACGGAGATTACAAAGTTGTATTGTTTCGTTGTGATTGGGTAGACATTCATAGGGGTGTAAAAGCATATCCAAATGGCGGAGTATGTGTCAATTTCTCTAAATTGATGCATTCTGGACGATTGTTGCAAGATGATCCATTTGTATTCTCATCTCAAGCAAAACAAGTTTTTTACATAGAAGATGAGATACAAAAGGGATGGTTGCATGTTGTTAAGAACAAGCCTAGAGATGTGTTTGATTTAGGGGATTCTTTACCAGTAGAGGAAGAGGGTGGGACCAATTGA